The following DNA comes from Hyalangium ruber.
CATGCCATCCCACCCTCGGGCACATAGCCTTTCAAGGCAGGCCCCCTGGACCGGAGGGAGCACCATGGCGTCTCTTCTGAGCGGCCCCATCCTCGTCGTCGAGGACGACCCGGACATTCGCGAAGCCCTCCAGGGCTTCCTGGAGCTCCAGGGCTATGAGGTGCGCGTGGCCAGCCATGGCCGCGAGGCGGTCGAGCACCTGACGCGGGGGCCTCGGCCCGCCCTCATCCTGCTGGACATGGGGCTGCCCATCATGGACGGGCACCGGCTGCTCACCTTCCGCAAGCAGACGGACGGCTTCTCGGAGATTCCCGTGGTCATCCTCTCCGCGGGCATGGCGGCGATGCACCCCCGGGATCGGGCCCTGTACGCCTCCAATTACAATGTGGCTGCCTTCATCAAGAAGCCAGCCGACCTCCAGACGCTCGTGGAGGCCGTGGAGCGCCACGCGTTGCGGCCGCTCGGCACCTCGGCGGGCGCCCCGGCCTGAAACGGGCCCGCTTCGCCCCCCTTCCAGGCGTTGGGGGGTCGGGCGACAATGCCCCCGGACCACGGTTCTACCTAACCCATGGGGCGTCGCGGCGTGCTTGGAGTCTGGTTGCGCAGAGGGCTCCTCGCCGGCGCGGTGGCGCTGCTGGTGGTGCTCGGCCTGTCGCACCTCGTCCGGGTTCGCTACGAGGACCGCATCGTCCCCCTGAGCCAGGCGCCCGAGGCCCCGGTGGCGCTCGTGTTCGGCGCGGGGCTGGCGCCGGGCGGGGTGCCCTCGGCGGTGCTGGCCCAGCGGCTGGACACGGCGGTGGCCCTCTGGAAGGCGGGGCGCGTCAAGGCGGTGCTGGTGAGCGGGGACAACTCGGACCGCTTCCATGACGAGACGCGCGCCATGCGCCGCTACCTCTTGGAGCGAGGCCTGCCCGAGGCGGCGGTGCTGGGGGATGACTCGGGCCTGTCCACCTATGACAGCTGCGTGCGGGCCTTCACCGTCTTCCAGGTGCGCCAGGCGCTGCTGGTGACCCAGCGCTTCCACCTGCCGCGCGCCCTCTTCATCGCCAACTCGGTGGGCATGGACGCCTGGGGCGTGGCGGCCGACGAGGGCCGGCCCTCCACCCGGCGCTACGCGGTGCGGGAGATGTTCTCGCGGGTGCTCGCCCTGGCCATGGTGGTGTCGGGCAAGGCGCCCGCCTACCCGGCCCGCCGCACCGAAACCTCCGGGCGCCCGGGGCCCTGAGCGGAAGACAGCAGGCGGGCAGGCGGCCTCCGTTTGCCGCGCCCGGCCTGGGTCCGCACTGTTAGCTCGGAAGCAGCCGACCCACCGGGTTCCTCGAGAGGAGGACTGTCATGCGCTTCAAGAAGCTGGGTTCCGAGGATGTGGGCGAATCGACCTCGCGTCGCCATGTGGACCCTGTCACGGGCCAGGAAGAGGTGAACATCACCGACCAGGACCTGGCCGCCACGCCGCCGCTGGAGGAGGAGCCGGACTTCCGCGACATCCTCCCCGACCAGATTCAGGAGTTCCGCGCCAGCGGAGAGGAGGAAGAGGAGGAGGAATTGACGGCCCGGCCGAGCGAGAGCCTGCGGCCGATGCGTCGGGATCAGCTCCCGGAGAGCTAGAACGTGGCCCACGCGCCGCGCTCCCAGGTCTCGCCCCGAACCGTGTGGACGGTGGGGCTCAACGTCCTGGGGATGCTGGCGCTGCTGATGTTGCTGCGGGCCGCCAGCGGCGTGCTGTCCTGGGTGCTGGTGGCGCTCTTCCTTGCCTTGGCGGCCCATCCGCTGGTGGCCTGGATGGAGCGCCGGGGCCTGCGGCGCGGGATGTCGGTGGGGCTGGTGTTCCTGTCCGCGTTGGGCGGGATGGCGGCCCTGCTGACGACGTTCGTGCCCATGATGGTGGAGCAGGCGCGGGCGCTGGTGGAGGCGGCCCCCGGCTACCTCGAGTCGATGCGCCACTGGGAGTGGCTGCAGCGTTTGGACGAGCGCTACGGCGTCTTCGAGCGGATGGCGGCGGAGCTGCGCCAGCGGCTGCCCGGCGCGGCGATGCCGGTGCTCGGGGTGGTGACGGGCCTGCTCCATCGCCTGGCCGCCTTCATCACCATCATGGTGCTGGCGGCCTTCTTCCTGGCCTTCGGCAAGGACCTGTTCGACAAGGCGCTCTTGTGGGTGCCTCCGCGGAAGCGGGAGCACACGCGCAAGCTGGCCTCACGGATGAACCGCACCGTGGGCCGCTATGTGGCGGGCTCGTTCCTCATCTCGCTCATCGGCGGTGGGGTGACGACGGTGACGCTGCTGCTGCTGGATGTGCCCTACTTCCTCCCGCTGGGGCTGGCCATGGCGGTGCTGGGGCTCATCCCCTTCATCGGGGCCTTCCTCGGCGGCATGCTGGTGGTGGGCACCACGTTCGCCTCTGCGGGCACGCGCGCCGGCGTCATCACGTTGATCGTCTTCCTCGTCTACCAGCAGGTGGAGAACCACCTGCTGCAGCCGTTCATCCAGCGGCGCACGCTGCACATGAACCCGCTGCTCATCGCGCTGGCGATGCTGGTGGGCACCGCGTTCGCGGGCGTGCTCGGGGCGCTGCTGGCGCTGCCGGTGGCGGGGGCGGTGCAGGTGGTGGCGCAGGATCGGCTCGCCCGGCGCCAGGAGCTGTGGCGCATCTCCGGCGAGCAGGAGAATTCCCTCATGGGGAGCCCTCCGCCCACGGCCTCGGACGGGGAATCGCCCGAGGCACGGCACTGAAGCCTGGGCGTGGAGGGAGGTTGCCTCCTCCACGCCCGAGTTCAGAAAGGCGGTGAACTGGCTCAGCGCTTGCGCCGCGCTCCCGCTGCCTTCTTGGCGGAGGACTTCTTCGCGGGGACCTTCTTGGCAGGGGCCTTCTTCGTCCCAGCCTTCTTCATGGGAACCTTCTTCGCAGGGGCCTTCTTCGTCCCAGCCTTCTTCGCGGGGATGGCCTTCTTGGCGGGCGCCTTCTTCGCGGGGGCAGCCTTCTTCGCGGGGACCTTCTTGGCGGGCGCCTTCTTCGTCCCAGCCTTCTTCGCGGGGACGGCCTTCTTGGCGGGCGCCTTCTTCGCGGGGACAGCCTTCTTCGCGGGGACAGCCTTCTTCGCGGGGGCCTTCTTCACGGCAGCGGCCTTCTTCGGCGCTGCCGTCTCGCGAGGCTTCGCGGTCGGCTCCGGGGCCGCCGCCTGCTCCGTGAGGCGCTTCACGCGGCGCTCGGCGGCAATCACCGCCGGCTTCTCGATCCCCTTCTCCTTCTTCCCCGCTCCCGCCTGTTCCTGGAGGCGCTTCATGCGGCGCTCAGCGGCCACCACCGCCGGCTTCTCCAGCTCCTTCTCCTCGGGCTTTGCCGCCTCGCCCTCCTCCTCCTCCTCCTCGGCCTCGGTGGGCTCTTCCTCCGCCTCGGCCTCCACCAGGACTTCCTGATCTTCCTCCTCGGCCTCGGCGGGCGCCTCCTCGGCCTTGCCCTCCTCGTACTCGTACTCGAGCTCCTCGCCCTCCTCGGCCTGCTTGCCCTCTTCGTCCTCGGACAGCTCGCTCAGCGCGCCCTGCACCGCGGCGATGGCGCGCGCGAAGGTGCGGTCGCCGAACTGCTCGTGCTCCACCGGAGGCACCAGCACGTTGAGCATGTTCGACAACGAGCGGTACAGCCGCATCTCCTTCTTCTCGGTCTCCCACGTGCCGAAGAGCCAGTCCTCGTCCCCCAGCGCCTTCACCCACTCCGGCAGCGGTCCGCCCCCGTCCCCCTGCTCCACCATGGCCGACTTGCGCGAGGTGAACAGGTGCCGGTGCGCCCCCTTCAGCCCGAAGCGCCAGACGCCCGCCACCGGCAGGCCCACCAACATCTTGCGCGTCTTCTCCAGCACGCTGGGCGCCTCGCCCTCGCCGTGCAGCGGGTAGAGCATCACCTCGCCCTCGAATTCGCCGCCGTTGAAGGCCGAGTACAAGTCCCCCAGCTCCCCGGGCAGCGGTACCCCGCACTCCGTCTCGGCTCGCCGCAGCTCCTCCGCAGCCACCCCGGGGGACGTCTTCCGCGCCGACTTCTGCAGTGCCTCCAACCACTCGTGCATGGCCCCTCCACTTCGATGGCGCCTCGCTTCAGGCGCCCATGCCCCCCTGCCCGGCCAATCTCGGTGCTCCCGCACCCGCGTGCCAGGGGGAAATGTCGGACATTTGGGAGTTCTACACCGCTCCGTCCTTCTCTCACCGCATCTTCCCGCACCCGGGTGACGTCTGATCGCCTTCCGAAGGGCACTCGGGGCCCCTGGCTGGGAAAAACCCTTCCCTCCCATGGGAGCCGCCTTCCCAGGGCCCTCCCCCAGGGCCGCTCCAGCATCCGCCACCCAACACCCGCGAGGGCATGCCCCCTGCACCCTCCCCCGCCCCGGAACGGAGGAGTGGAATGGGGAGATGGCGTTGGCTGGTGCTCATGGGGATGCTGGGGCTGGGGGCATGTGGGCCGGAGTCCGCCCCGAGCCTGCCGGAGCCCCCGGACCGCACCGGCGAGAATCCCCTGCCCACCACCCCGGACGGGGGCACGCCTCCTTCGGAGGATGCGGGCACGCCGGACACCGGAGCGCCGGACGCGGGAGCGCCGGATGCGGGCAAGCCCGACGCCGGAGCGCCGGACGCGGGGCCTCCTCCGCTCGAGTTCCCGCCGGTGCAGAGCCGCATTCCGTCGTTCGACCTGCAGATCGCTCCCGAGCACCTGGCGTGGCTCGAGCAGAACCCGGAGACGGATGAGACGGTGCCCGTGACGGTGGTGCTCGACGGCGAGAGCGCGCCGGGACAGCTGCGCTTCCGAGGCGCCAGCACCCGGACGCTGCCCCAGAAGAGCTTCAAGATCGAGCTGGACCCGGGCTACGAGTTCGCCGACCGAGACCACTTCGAGCTGCTGGCCGAGTGGTACGACAGCGGCAAGCTCACGGAGAAGTTCGCGGTGGACCTGTACACGGCGATGAAGCTGCCGGTGCCCCGCGCCAGCTACGTGAAGGTGAGCATCAACGGCCAGCCCAACGGGCTGTACGTGGACATGGAGCACGTGGGCAAGGACTACCTCAAGCACCACGGCCTGGAGCGCAACGCCTCCATCTACCGCTGCGGCCACCGCAACTGCGAGATGACGCCACGCCCGGGCTCGTACCAGACCGACTTCGAGAAGAAGACGAACGAGGACACCGGCCGCGCGGACCTGGACACGTTCCTGGCCTGGGTGAACCGCTCGGATGACGCGGAGTTCGAGGCGAAGCTGGAGCGCCACGTGGACGTGGAGGCGTACCTGGGCAACCTCGCCGCCGACATGCTCATCTCCAACAACATCGTGGAGGACTCGCGCAGCTACTGGGTCCACGAGCACGGCAAGGACCGGTGGCAGTACGTGCCGTGGGACCTGAACAACGCGCGGATGCTCTTCTGGCGCACCTGGGCTCCCACGGATCCGCCCATCGAGGACCGCTGGGCCCAGCCCTTCACCCTGTATGACCCGGGAGTGCAGGACCTCTACGAGCTGCGCGTGGGGGAGCGCCCCTCGCAGCGTCCGACCTGGAGCGTGCTCGCCACGCGTGTGTGGGACCGGCCGGCCCTGCGCGCCCGGATGCTGGCGAAGCTGGAGGCGGCGCTCGCGGGTCCCTTCTCGGAGACGAAGGCCAACGCGCACATCGACGCGCTGTGGGCCCGGGTGAGCTCGGAGCTGGCGAGTGACCCGTACATCTCCCCCGAGCACCTGGCGCGGGCGCGGGGCTTCCTGAAGCAGTACGTGCGCGAGCGCCGCGCCTTCCTACAGCGCGCGCTGCAGGACCTGAAGGCCCATGGCAGCGGAGCGCTGGTCATCCGGGAGATCAACGCCGGCAGCGCCGGCTACGTGGAGCTGTACAACCGTGGCACCGCGACGCTGTCGCTCCAGGGGTACGAGGTGACGAACGACCTGCGCGCCACCACGCGGTACGCGCTGCCGGCCCTCACGCTGGAGCCGGGACAGACGCTGCGGCTCCAGGCGGATGGGAACACGGCCGCTGGCCCCACGCACCTGCCGTTCACGCTCTCGCGCCAGGGCGGCGAGGTGGGCCTCTTCAACGGCAACCTCGTGTCGAGCACTGGCAAGCCGCGCCTGCACAGCCCGGAGGATGTCGTGTACTACGGGCCACTGGCCTACGGCACGGTGTACGGGCGCAAGACGCCCGCGAGCGAGGACTTCGAGCGCCGGCCCCTGGTGCCGTGAGGGGTTGAAAGGGACCGAGGCTGCTCGTTAGGCAAGGGCATGGCACATCCCGCGACATACGAGGCGACTGCGGAGACCTTCGAGGCGCTGGTGCTCCAGCCGAAGGACGAGCTGGTGGTAGTGGACTTCTGGGGCGAGGGTTGCCCCAACTGCGACGTGTACGCGGCGGCGGAGCCCTCGCTGCTCTCCGAGCTGGAGGGCGCCCCGATGCGCGTGGTGAAGGTGAACGCCTACAAGCACGAAGAGCTGGCGCTGCGCTTCGGCCTGTTCGGCATCCCCACCTTCCTGCTGTTCCGCGATGGCAAGCTGCTGGGGAAGATGAGCCAGTACTACGGCCGGGATTACTGGCTCGGTGTCGTCCGCGAGCACCTGCCCCGCGCCTCCTGAGCGGGGCGAAGGACTCGATTCAGGCCGGTGGGGCCTCTTTGACAGGCGCCGCAGCCTCAACCGGCGCCTCGTCCTTACTGGCCTTCGAGAGTTCAAGGCTCCGCAGCACGAGGGACTTCAAGGCCCAGATCTGCGCGATGTTCTCGATGTAGACGCGAGAGAGCCCAAAAGCGACGGGGGCCTCTTCGATCGCGAAGCCAGAAACGAGCTGCTTGGCTTCCTCGGCCGGCACCCAGGTGACGATGCTCTTGCGCTTGGCATTGCTGAAGAAGCGCAAGAACCACTTGGTGGGCTTGCGGTAGGAGATGTTGAAGTAGGCGGTGGTGTCTCTGTAGAGGATCTCTTCGGGGTTGGCGCCACCCTTGACGCAGATGTCCCGAATGAGCCCGAAGAAGTCGAGTTCCTCCTGGGTCGTCTCAATGGCCATCCGTTGCTTCTCTTCAGCGACGGCTCCCTTCACCTCTTCGAATGGCCTCGCTGACTCTGGCTTGATGACGTTCTGAGCGGGCTCCCCGGTCGCCTCTCCCGTGTCACGCAGACGCTGGATGCGCTCCTTGAGCTTCTCGAGGAAGTCATCGCCCATGACCCGGAGCAGCGCTGGCTCGATGGCTTCCTTCGCGACCTCTCCCAGCCGGGTCATCACAGCGCCCGTCCGCTTGCCCTTGTAGACCTCCTCGGTCAGCCACCGCATGAAGCCTTCGTTGTCAGCGGGAGAGCGCAACGCGGCCGAGAGCCTGTCGATCATGGCCTGGCGGTAGCGACTGTTCTCCGCGTCCGTGACCAGGGTCTCCGCATTGAAGGACTCGCGGCTGAACTTCGAGAGGAACTTGGCGACCTTGGACCAGTCGGTCTTGGTGTCTTCGAGGGAGAAGCTGAAGAAGGGCTCGCGATCCATCTGGTTCGGATTCTCGAGATCTCCGAAGAACAGATAGTGGCAGCCGTCCGTGATGATCCCGAAATGGAGATCCGCCATCTGCGCGATATAGCGAGCCAGCTGCTGTGACTTGGCCATCAAGTCCGTACCGAGCGGCTTGGTCTCGATCACCATCAAGGGCTTGGCACCGGTCTGATCAAAGATCGCGAAGTCCATGCGATCCTGGAGGCGCTTTCCATCCCCTTGAGTGAACTCCGCCGCGTATTCGAGGCGGACCTCTTTGGGAATGTTGGGGTCGTACCCAAGCAACCGGATGAACGGAACCACCAGTGCCATCTTGGCGGTTTCTTCGTTGGTGATGTACTCCCGGTTCTCGTTGTACCGCTTGACCAAATCGAGAAGCTGATTGGCTTCCATGCTGTACCTCCCTCGGACCTGTGGAAGGTCCCCCCGTTGAGAAGCCGCATCGTACAACAGGATGGGAAGCCGCGCGCCACCCCTGAAGACACTGGGGCGCCGCAAAGAATCGCTCTCAAGAAGCTGGCCAACGAGATCGCCACACCTGGCACGGAACTGCACCAACTCGTCACCCAAGGCAAACCGCGATAGGTGCTCCCTGCATGCCGCTGCGTTACTTCGCGCTGTCCGATGATGTGTCCTTCCCCCACCGCTGGCACCTTGCCACGCCAACGGACAGTCAGGGCCACGAGGTGGACGACTGGCAGTTCAGTGACGGGAAGCCGCTACAGCTCCAGGGACGCTTGAGGGTTCCAATCGAGCATGCAGGCAGGCCCTTGGACTTCTCCGAAGCGGGGATCAAGATCCCCGTGCTCCACATCCGGGCGGCCAATGCGTTTCTGGAGATGGCGCCCACCGATGTGCAGGTCATCCCCGTCGAGATCGAAGGCTACCGGGACCAGTATGTGATCCTCGTGGCCACGCGACTGATCCGCTGCATTGACGAGAAGGCCTCCAAGGTCCAGCTCTGGACCCCTGAAGACGGCTCGCCCCACAAAGTAGGGAAGTACTACGCCGTCGATGATCTCCGCATCGACAAGGCAACGGTAGGCGCCACCCAGGTGTTCCGCCCAGAGGGCTGGTCCGGAACACTGATCATCTCTGGGGACATCAAGACCGCGCTGGAGCGCATGGGCGCGACAGGAACGAAATTCGAGGAGGTATAGCCCTTCCTCAGTAGAACCAGACGCAGGTAGCGGCCAGGGCCCCTCCCGCCGTGAGCGGTCCGTACATGAGCTTGGGCCATAGGTTGTCCTCGTAGAGGACGAAGCCCACCTCACTGTTCGTCGAGAACAGCAGCGCGTTGAGCGACAGCAACAACAGCAGCACGTACACCAGGATGTAGAACCACTCGAAGTAGACCAACTGCGCCGTCCCCATCGACTCGCGCAGCGACACGTGCTGCAGCACGGCGATGAAGAAGAACGTCCCGTACGCCCCGATGATGGTGCTGGCGTTGAAGCCCAGGCGCTCCATCAGCCCCTCCCTGCGACTGCTCAGCATCAGCACCGCGAACATCAGGAACAGCAGGATGACCAACGGCAGCACGTGGCCGATGACCGGATTGGTGAACACACGCCGCGCGCTGATGGTGAACCGCAGCGTCAGCACGTCCCGGAAGAGGTCCGCCTGCCTCAAGCCCAGGTCGCTGTTGATCACCCGCTCCACGTGGCTGAAGAACGACTCCTCCAGCTGCCAGCCCGGCAACCCGATCGCGTTGCCCACTCCCGGCAGTGCCGAGGTGATGATGTTGTCGTAGGCCGAAAGGTCCGGGACCAGGATCACCGGCGCGTCGAACGCCCGCGGCACCATGTCGATCTTGATGCTCTCTCGATCCAGCGGGAAGTCCCTCGCATCGAACTTCTCCGGCAACTCGAGCTGGAAGCTCCAGCCAATCACCTGGTTGCCCTCCACCTCCTTGCGGAAGAGCTCCTCCATCTCGACGGACAGCGCTCCCGGGAAGTCGACCCCCACGCTCGGTGGCAGCGCGTCCGCTGTCTCCTGAGGCGCCTCCTCGCGGGCCGCCGCGAGGACCGTCATCCCCTGGGCTCCGCCTGCCGCCTTGGCCGTGACGGGTGCCCCAGTTGGCGCGTCTCCCCGCGCTTCCTGGCGATAGCTTTGCCAGACGATGCCCGTCAGGCTCAGCGTCTTGTCCGAGGACGAGATCTGACTGACGTGGATGCCCGTCGGAACCACGACGAGGTCATCCCGGCGATGGACCTCCTGGAGCCGCGATCGGTTCTCCTGGATGAGCCGGTCCACCTCCGACGCGGAGATGATGGCCGGGACCTGGGCCTCCCCGAGGCTGCCCTTGTGGGCCAGGTGCCACGTGTAGCCCACGGCGCCGCAGAGCAGCGCGGTGCTGGCGGTCGACAAGATCCACAGGGAGCACTGCTGCCGCTGCTCCACCTTCAACAGCATCGCCAGCCCGATGAGGGCAAACAGCATCACCGAGAACACGATGGCCAGCCGCCACTTCGCCAGCCCCTTCTCGCCATGGAGCGCCGAGCCCGCCACCGTCACGGTACACATCGCCCAACCGGTCTTGGAGAGCGCCTCGCACCAGGCCCACGCGGGCCCCTGGGTCATCGGATCCTCGATCCGCAGCGAGAGGCTCCCCGCCCCAGGCGTCTGGACCCACTGGCTGATCTGCTCCAGCTCCGCCGAGTCGTGGGTGCTCGCCAGTTGCTGCAGCGTCCGCCCCTTGACCACGTCGGTCCAGTTCGGGTGCGACAGCAGCCGCCCCTGGCGCGTCATGACGAACGCATAGCCGCCCCGCCCCAGGTCGAGGTTCTTCACCAGGTCCGTCAACGTCTTCAGCGAATAGTTGGCGAAGGCCACGCCCGCGAAGCCGCCCTCCGCGCTCAGGGGCCGGGTGTGCTCCGCGAGGATGGCGCGCGTCATCGGGTCGTAATAGGGCTCACTCCACCCCTCCCCCTCGCTCTTGGCCCGGTGGTACCACTCCGTCTCGGGGCTCCGGGTGGTGTAGTCGTAGGAGGGATCATCCTCCAGGCTCGCGGGCGACAGCTTGCCGTCCTTGCGCACGCAGTAGGGCGCGAAGCGCTGATGGTCGGGCGTGGTGGTGGGGTCGAGCGCGTAGCCGAGCTGCTTGAGCCGCGGCTCGGCCCGCATCATGTCGCACAGCCGGGAGGAGACCTCTTCGCGGCTGAGTGCCGCCCGGTCCATGCGCGCCACCTGCTCGCTCAGCACCATGAGCCGGTGGAGCGAGTCATCCACGCTCTGGATGGCCAGATGCGAGGACTTGCGCATCCTGTCGAGTTCACCCTGCAGCGTCCGGCGCTCGTAGGACTCATAGCCGTAGCCCAGCGCCAACAGCGCGCCCAGCGTCAGCACGAGGAACGCCCCCCACTTCTTCATGTTCCCGGACATCGCGCCTCACTTCACCTGAAGCGATCGAAATCTCCCTCGCCACTCGCCGCGGACGAGGGCGCGGCCTCCACCGTCGCCACGACCGGCTCGGCGGGCGGAGGCGGCATCATCGGCGGCAGCTCCACCGCCAGCGGGGGCAGCTGCACCAGCAGCTCATCCGAGAAGCCCACCCGGAAGAAGCCCGTCAAACGCTGCAGCGCGTTGGCCTGCGAGGCCAGCTCCGCCGCCGCGCTCGCCAGCTCCTCCGCCGAGCGCGCGTTGCCCTGCGTGGCGTGCTCCACGTGAATCATCGCGTGGTTCATCAGCTCCACGCTCGTCGACTGCTCTCTCGTCGAGCCCGCCACCTCCGTCACCAGCTGCGCCGTGCGGTGAATCGACGGCACCAGGTCCCTCAAGAGCCGCCCCGATTGGTCCGCCACGCCCATGCTCGACATGGCCAGCTCGCCAATCTCCCGCACCGCCGACTTGCTGCGCTCGGCCAGCCGCCGCACCTCGCCCGCCACCACGCTGAAGCCCTTGCCGTGCTCGCCCGCGCGAATGGCCTCGATGGCCGCGTTGAGCGCCAGCATGTTCGTCTGGTGCGCCAGCTCTTCGATGAGCGACACGTTCGTGGAGATGCGCCGCATGGCCGCCACCGTCTGCCCCACCGCCTGGCCGCTCGCCTCCGCGTTGAGCGCCCCCACCCGCGCCATCTCCTCCATCTTCTTGCAGCTCTCCGTGTTGCGCTGCACCGAGACGCTGATCTCCTTGAGCGTCTGCGTGTTCTCTTGAATCGCCGTCGCCTGCTCGTTGGTGCCCTGCGCCAACGTCTGCGAGGAGGAGGCCAGCATCGCCGACGCCGTCGCCAGCGAGGAGGCCCCTGCCCGCACCTCGGCCACCACCTGCGTCAGCCGCGTCACCATCTCCGCCAGCGCCTTGCCCAGCGCGTCCTTCTCCGAGCGCGGCTCCACCCGCACCATCAGGTCGCCATGGGCGATGCTCACCGCCGTGGCCACCATCTGCTGCAGCGAGCGCACCATCTCCAGCGTCGCCCGCAGGAGCTGCGCCGCCTCGTCCTGCGTCTGCGGATCCACCGGCAGCGCCTGCTCGCCCTCCTCCAACAGCTCCAGCTCCCCGCGCGCCAGCCGCGCCGTCATCCGCGTGAGCCGCGAGATGGGCTCGACGATGATGCGCGAGAGCTTCCACGCCACCGCGATGCCCGCGCTGCTCAGCGCCAGCCCCAGCAGCGGC
Coding sequences within:
- a CDS encoding response regulator, encoding MASLLSGPILVVEDDPDIREALQGFLELQGYEVRVASHGREAVEHLTRGPRPALILLDMGLPIMDGHRLLTFRKQTDGFSEIPVVILSAGMAAMHPRDRALYASNYNVAAFIKKPADLQTLVEAVERHALRPLGTSAGAPA
- a CDS encoding SanA/YdcF family protein — translated: MGRRGVLGVWLRRGLLAGAVALLVVLGLSHLVRVRYEDRIVPLSQAPEAPVALVFGAGLAPGGVPSAVLAQRLDTAVALWKAGRVKAVLVSGDNSDRFHDETRAMRRYLLERGLPEAAVLGDDSGLSTYDSCVRAFTVFQVRQALLVTQRFHLPRALFIANSVGMDAWGVAADEGRPSTRRYAVREMFSRVLALAMVVSGKAPAYPARRTETSGRPGP
- a CDS encoding AI-2E family transporter → MAHAPRSQVSPRTVWTVGLNVLGMLALLMLLRAASGVLSWVLVALFLALAAHPLVAWMERRGLRRGMSVGLVFLSALGGMAALLTTFVPMMVEQARALVEAAPGYLESMRHWEWLQRLDERYGVFERMAAELRQRLPGAAMPVLGVVTGLLHRLAAFITIMVLAAFFLAFGKDLFDKALLWVPPRKREHTRKLASRMNRTVGRYVAGSFLISLIGGGVTTVTLLLLDVPYFLPLGLAMAVLGLIPFIGAFLGGMLVVGTTFASAGTRAGVITLIVFLVYQQVENHLLQPFIQRRTLHMNPLLIALAMLVGTAFAGVLGALLALPVAGAVQVVAQDRLARRQELWRISGEQENSLMGSPPPTASDGESPEARH
- a CDS encoding SMI1/KNR4 family protein translates to MHEWLEALQKSARKTSPGVAAEELRRAETECGVPLPGELGDLYSAFNGGEFEGEVMLYPLHGEGEAPSVLEKTRKMLVGLPVAGVWRFGLKGAHRHLFTSRKSAMVEQGDGGGPLPEWVKALGDEDWLFGTWETEKKEMRLYRSLSNMLNVLVPPVEHEQFGDRTFARAIAAVQGALSELSEDEEGKQAEEGEELEYEYEEGKAEEAPAEAEEEDQEVLVEAEAEEEPTEAEEEEEEGEAAKPEEKELEKPAVVAAERRMKRLQEQAGAGKKEKGIEKPAVIAAERRVKRLTEQAAAPEPTAKPRETAAPKKAAAVKKAPAKKAVPAKKAVPAKKAPAKKAVPAKKAGTKKAPAKKVPAKKAAPAKKAPAKKAIPAKKAGTKKAPAKKVPMKKAGTKKAPAKKVPAKKSSAKKAAGARRKR
- a CDS encoding CotH kinase family protein, which gives rise to MGRWRWLVLMGMLGLGACGPESAPSLPEPPDRTGENPLPTTPDGGTPPSEDAGTPDTGAPDAGAPDAGKPDAGAPDAGPPPLEFPPVQSRIPSFDLQIAPEHLAWLEQNPETDETVPVTVVLDGESAPGQLRFRGASTRTLPQKSFKIELDPGYEFADRDHFELLAEWYDSGKLTEKFAVDLYTAMKLPVPRASYVKVSINGQPNGLYVDMEHVGKDYLKHHGLERNASIYRCGHRNCEMTPRPGSYQTDFEKKTNEDTGRADLDTFLAWVNRSDDAEFEAKLERHVDVEAYLGNLAADMLISNNIVEDSRSYWVHEHGKDRWQYVPWDLNNARMLFWRTWAPTDPPIEDRWAQPFTLYDPGVQDLYELRVGERPSQRPTWSVLATRVWDRPALRARMLAKLEAALAGPFSETKANAHIDALWARVSSELASDPYISPEHLARARGFLKQYVRERRAFLQRALQDLKAHGSGALVIREINAGSAGYVELYNRGTATLSLQGYEVTNDLRATTRYALPALTLEPGQTLRLQADGNTAAGPTHLPFTLSRQGGEVGLFNGNLVSSTGKPRLHSPEDVVYYGPLAYGTVYGRKTPASEDFERRPLVP
- a CDS encoding thioredoxin family protein translates to MAHPATYEATAETFEALVLQPKDELVVVDFWGEGCPNCDVYAAAEPSLLSELEGAPMRVVKVNAYKHEELALRFGLFGIPTFLLFRDGKLLGKMSQYYGRDYWLGVVREHLPRAS
- a CDS encoding type I restriction enzyme HsdR N-terminal domain-containing protein, which produces MGDELVQFRARCGDLVGQLLESDSLRRPSVFRGGARLPILLYDAASQRGDLPQVRGRYSMEANQLLDLVKRYNENREYITNEETAKMALVVPFIRLLGYDPNIPKEVRLEYAAEFTQGDGKRLQDRMDFAIFDQTGAKPLMVIETKPLGTDLMAKSQQLARYIAQMADLHFGIITDGCHYLFFGDLENPNQMDREPFFSFSLEDTKTDWSKVAKFLSKFSRESFNAETLVTDAENSRYRQAMIDRLSAALRSPADNEGFMRWLTEEVYKGKRTGAVMTRLGEVAKEAIEPALLRVMGDDFLEKLKERIQRLRDTGEATGEPAQNVIKPESARPFEEVKGAVAEEKQRMAIETTQEELDFFGLIRDICVKGGANPEEILYRDTTAYFNISYRKPTKWFLRFFSNAKRKSIVTWVPAEEAKQLVSGFAIEEAPVAFGLSRVYIENIAQIWALKSLVLRSLELSKASKDEAPVEAAAPVKEAPPA
- a CDS encoding imm11 family protein produces the protein MPLRYFALSDDVSFPHRWHLATPTDSQGHEVDDWQFSDGKPLQLQGRLRVPIEHAGRPLDFSEAGIKIPVLHIRAANAFLEMAPTDVQVIPVEIEGYRDQYVILVATRLIRCIDEKASKVQLWTPEDGSPHKVGKYYAVDDLRIDKATVGATQVFRPEGWSGTLIISGDIKTALERMGATGTKFEEV
- a CDS encoding cache domain-containing protein, with the protein product MKKWGAFLVLTLGALLALGYGYESYERRTLQGELDRMRKSSHLAIQSVDDSLHRLMVLSEQVARMDRAALSREEVSSRLCDMMRAEPRLKQLGYALDPTTTPDHQRFAPYCVRKDGKLSPASLEDDPSYDYTTRSPETEWYHRAKSEGEGWSEPYYDPMTRAILAEHTRPLSAEGGFAGVAFANYSLKTLTDLVKNLDLGRGGYAFVMTRQGRLLSHPNWTDVVKGRTLQQLASTHDSAELEQISQWVQTPGAGSLSLRIEDPMTQGPAWAWCEALSKTGWAMCTVTVAGSALHGEKGLAKWRLAIVFSVMLFALIGLAMLLKVEQRQQCSLWILSTASTALLCGAVGYTWHLAHKGSLGEAQVPAIISASEVDRLIQENRSRLQEVHRRDDLVVVPTGIHVSQISSSDKTLSLTGIVWQSYRQEARGDAPTGAPVTAKAAGGAQGMTVLAAAREEAPQETADALPPSVGVDFPGALSVEMEELFRKEVEGNQVIGWSFQLELPEKFDARDFPLDRESIKIDMVPRAFDAPVILVPDLSAYDNIITSALPGVGNAIGLPGWQLEESFFSHVERVINSDLGLRQADLFRDVLTLRFTISARRVFTNPVIGHVLPLVILLFLMFAVLMLSSRREGLMERLGFNASTIIGAYGTFFFIAVLQHVSLRESMGTAQLVYFEWFYILVYVLLLLLSLNALLFSTNSEVGFVLYEDNLWPKLMYGPLTAGGALAATCVWFY